GTGGCGGCGCGTCCGCCCGCTTTCGAGTGACGTCGGCGCTTCGTACCGCGTCATCGGCTCCGGCGTGCCCGACGATCGCAGGCGGTCGGGGATGCCCGGCCACGGTCCGCCGACGGCGGCTGGTCGCGGGGAGACGGTGTGCACATCCTGCTGGTGGCGAGCGCGTTCAACAGCCTGACCCAGCGCGTCCACGCGGAGCTGCGGGACCACGGTCACCGTGTCGCCGTCGAACTGGCCGTGCCCGGCGTCCCCCTCGCCGACGCGGTGCGCCGTCACCGACCCGACCTGATCATCGCGCCGATGCTGACGACGGCCCTGCCGCGGGAGGTCTGGGAGGCCCACACCTGCCTGATCGTGCACCCGGGACCGGTCGGGGACCGCGGTCCCTCCTCGCTGGACCGGGCGATCCTCGACCGGGCCGACCGGTGGGGCGTCACCGTCCTCCAGGCCACCGGCGAGATGGACGCCGGCGACGTCTGGGCGTTCGCCGACTGCCCCCTGCCCGAGGTGGCCAAGAGCGACCTCTACCGGGGCGAGATCGCGGACGCCGCCCTGCGGGCGGTGCTGACCGCGGTGGAACGCTTCGCCTCCGGTACCTACGTCCCGCGGCCCCAGACCACGCACCACACCCGGCCCTACCTGGGCCAGGAGGACCGCCGGATCGACTGGGAGACGGACCCGACCGAGCGGGTCCTGCGCACGCTCCGCGCGGCCGACTCCCGGCCCGGCGTACTGGACGAACTGCTCGGCGGCGCCTGGTACCTGCATGGCGGTCGCCCCGAGTACGAGCTGCGAGGCCGCCCCGGCGAACTGCTCGCCACCCGCGACGGCGCCGTCTGTCGGGCGACGACCGACGGCGCCGTCTGGATCCCCGAACTCCGGGCCCGCCGCCGGCCCGGGCAACCCGCTCCGGTCAAACTGCCCGCCACCCTGGCCCTCGCCGACCGACTGCCGCCCCTGCCCGAACTGCCCGCCCCGCGCCCAGGCGACCTGCCGGACGGATCGGAGGGCGTCGCCGCCCCGGGCGACATCGGATACCGCGAGGAGGGTCGGGTCGGCTTCCTGTCGTTCTCCTTCCCCGGCGGCGCCATGGCCACCGACCACTGCCGCCGCCTGCTGCACGCCTACCGCGCCGCGTGCTCGCGCCCCACGTCCGTGCTGGTGCTCGGTGGCGGACGGGACTTCTTCTCCAACGGCATCCACCTCGGCGTCATCGAGGCGGCCGACGACCCCGCCGCCGAGTCCTGGGCGAACATCGAGGCCATGGACGACCTGGTGGAGGCGATCCTGACCACCACCGACCGCCTCGTCGTGGCCGCGCTCGGCGGGAACGCCGCCGCCGGAGGGGCCATGTTGGCCCTCGCCGCCGACGAGGTCTGGTGCCGCACCGGCGTCGTGCTGAACCCGCACTACCGGCTGATGGGCCTCCACGGATCCGAGTACTGGACGTACACCCTGCCCCGCCGCGTGGGCGCCGCGGTCGCGGAGCGACTCACCACCGACGCCCTGCCGCTGAGCGCCGCCGCCGCCGAGGGACTCGGCCTGATCGACCGCACGGTGCCCTGCGCCCCGGACGCGTTCGCCGCCGAGACGGCCCGCCTCGCGGGACTGCTGGCGGACTCGCCCGCCACGCCGTCCCGGATCGCGGGGAAGAAGGCGGCCCGCGCCCGCGACGAGGCCGTCAGGCCGCTCGCCGCCCACCGGGAGGCGGAGCTGACCCGGATGCGCGCCACCTTCCACGACCCGGACGCCCCCTACCACGCACTGCGCAGGGCCTTCGTACGCAAGGAACCCGCGACCGGGACCCCGCCGCACCTCGCCGACCCGGCGTCAAGCCGGCGCGGCGACGTCACCGCAATGGCCGCACATGACAGCCCATCCGCAGTGGAGCCCTGTTACCAAGAAGGGTGAGGGCGTCGGCCCACACGCGGACGCCACCCCCACCTCCCCGCATACCTCCCCAAGGAGGCATCCTCATGGATGCAGCAACGCCGACCACGGTAGAGGACCCCCCGATCCACATCCTCTGGATCAACGCGGGACTGAGCTGCGACGGCGACTCGGTGTCCCTGACGGCAGCGATGCAGCCCAGCATCGAAGAGATCGTGATGGGCGTGCTGCCCGGTCTGCCGAAGATCGCCGTGCACTGGCCGCTCATCGACTTCGAGTG
This region of Streptomyces sp. NBC_00513 genomic DNA includes:
- a CDS encoding enoyl-CoA hydratase-related protein, whose protein sequence is MHILLVASAFNSLTQRVHAELRDHGHRVAVELAVPGVPLADAVRRHRPDLIIAPMLTTALPREVWEAHTCLIVHPGPVGDRGPSSLDRAILDRADRWGVTVLQATGEMDAGDVWAFADCPLPEVAKSDLYRGEIADAALRAVLTAVERFASGTYVPRPQTTHHTRPYLGQEDRRIDWETDPTERVLRTLRAADSRPGVLDELLGGAWYLHGGRPEYELRGRPGELLATRDGAVCRATTDGAVWIPELRARRRPGQPAPVKLPATLALADRLPPLPELPAPRPGDLPDGSEGVAAPGDIGYREEGRVGFLSFSFPGGAMATDHCRRLLHAYRAACSRPTSVLVLGGGRDFFSNGIHLGVIEAADDPAAESWANIEAMDDLVEAILTTTDRLVVAALGGNAAAGGAMLALAADEVWCRTGVVLNPHYRLMGLHGSEYWTYTLPRRVGAAVAERLTTDALPLSAAAAEGLGLIDRTVPCAPDAFAAETARLAGLLADSPATPSRIAGKKAARARDEAVRPLAAHREAELTRMRATFHDPDAPYHALRRAFVRKEPATGTPPHLADPASSRRGDVTAMAAHDSPSAVEPCYQEG